In Candidatus Nitronauta litoralis, one DNA window encodes the following:
- a CDS encoding response regulator transcription factor, whose protein sequence is MNNDKAIRIMIADDHPIFRQGLLRAFSGDNDLNVVAEAVNGREILEKAKESKIDVVLLDVTMEGEWSLDYLKELLSHFPRIGVVVLSVYPEEHFAARYVKAGASGYLTKESSLETIKEAIRKVASGGRYFSIDFLEKMAFNSSGNNKPPHELLSDREFQVFRLLVAGHSLTAIAKSLFVSVKTVSAHRSHIIQKMNMESNSQLVQYAVLNKLI, encoded by the coding sequence ATGAATAATGACAAGGCAATTCGCATAATGATTGCAGACGATCATCCGATTTTCCGACAAGGGTTACTTAGGGCTTTTTCAGGAGACAATGATTTAAATGTGGTCGCAGAGGCTGTTAATGGCCGGGAAATTTTGGAAAAGGCAAAAGAATCGAAAATTGATGTCGTTCTCCTGGATGTAACTATGGAAGGAGAGTGGAGTCTTGATTACCTGAAGGAATTATTAAGTCATTTTCCAAGAATTGGGGTAGTTGTCCTTAGCGTGTACCCGGAAGAGCATTTTGCCGCGCGTTATGTAAAAGCAGGGGCCTCGGGATACCTTACCAAGGAATCTTCTTTGGAGACTATAAAAGAAGCTATTCGAAAAGTGGCCTCCGGTGGCAGGTACTTTAGTATCGACTTTTTGGAGAAAATGGCATTTAACTCATCGGGTAACAATAAACCGCCCCATGAATTGCTTTCAGATAGGGAATTTCAGGTATTTCGCCTCCTTGTTGCGGGGCATTCACTGACAGCTATTGCCAAATCATTGTTTGTGAGTGTGAAGACCGTCAGTGCTCATCGAAGTCATATAATTCAAAAAATGAATATGGAGTCGAATTCTCAACTGGTTCAATACGCTGTATTGAATAAATTAATTTGA